In the genome of Telluria mixta, the window TCGCGGCCGACCGGACCGGCTGCCTGCACGCCACCGACCGGCAGCGGCCCCATCGCATCGGCCACCTGGCGCGCCTCGCTCGGCGCCTGACGCAACACCACTTCACGGAACCAGCCGGCGAGACCGCGCTTGAGCTTGACGGTGTCGACCCGGGCCTGCGTGGGATCGTCCCAGGCCGTCTGTTCGTGGACGGTCTTGAGCACTTTCGCGAGCGGCGAGGTCAGCGGATCGCCGAGGCGGTTCATCGCCTGCACGCTGGCGTCGAAGCCGTTGAGGTCGGCGATCGTCACGCCCTGCACGAACTTGCTCCATTCGCGCGCGTAATCGGCCTTGTACATCTCGATGAGCGCCTTCTGGATCTGCTCCGGGCTGCCCTCCAGCGTGAGGTCGTCCTTGGCGACGCTTTTCAACACCCAGTCGCTGCTCTGCAATTCGCGGGTCGATGCCTCGCGGATGGCGCCCTGGACGAATTTTTCCCACGCATCGCGGGTGTACGCGCCGCTGACGGCGTAACTGCCGACGACCAGCGCCTGGTCCTGCTCGCCGACGATGCGCGCCACCGTCACGCCGGCGTAACGCGTCGACGCGCGCGTGCGGATGTCGGCATACACGCGCTCGCGCGCGGGGGTGCCGCGCACGACGCGGCGCAGATTCTCGCGGGCGGTGTCCAGCAGGCTGAGCTTGGGCGTGATCTGGGGCCACGCCTGGTCGTCGATATGGGCCAGCACGAACGTCAGCTGGCGCTCGGCGCTGCGGATCATCTGCTCGCGCGGCATGGCGCCCCGGTTCGCTTCGAGCCAGCCGCGCCAGAAGCGCGTCAGCTGGTCGTTCAGGTGGCCGGGCTCGGCATGGCTCCTGTCCGCCAACATCAGGTATGTCTTGAGCGCGTTGTAGGCGTCGCCGACGTTCGTGGCCGAGACGTCCTGGTACGGCTGCCCGGGTTTGGCGGCCGGCGTCGCGCGCACGTTCGGGTCGAGCTGCGACGCGTTCGCATTCATCTCCGTCAGCAGGTTTTCCAGCGCGCCCGCCACCGGCTGCACCATGACTTCGCGCACGCCGGCGAAATACTCGTCGCGCAGCTTGCGCTCCAGCGCTTCGCCCTGGTACAGGCCGAACGCCAGCGCCCACGGACGGTCCTGGCGATATTTATCGAGCTGCTCGATACGGTCCTGCAGGATATCGAGCCCCTCCAGCCGCGCCTGCAGATCGGTCCGGCCGGCCTGCAGCTTCATGACCTTGTCCAGGTCGGCCTTGACGTTCGCGACCAACTGCCGGTTCCCCATGTACGACCAGCTCCAGCCGCCCAGTGCACAGCCGAGCAGCAGGGTCGCGGCGAAGAACGCGCCGATCTTCATGCGTGTGGCGGCCGGGCTCGTATAGCGCTTGACCAGGTCGCGGTCGGCGAAGATCACCTTGCGGAACAGCTGCAACAGGAAAAAGCCGGACTGCTCCGTGCCGGGCGCCGCGTCCTCGCCGGCCTTCTCGCCGAACGGACGCAGCTGCAGGTCGAACCTCCCCGCGACGCGCCGTGCCGACTGGTTCTCCACGCTGCCCTCCTGCAGGGCACTTGTGAAATAGAAGCCGCGAAACACGGGCTTGAATTGCCACGTGTTTTCCTCGAACAGGGTAGCCAGGAAGGCGCGCAGCTGGGGCTTGAGCGCGGCGAATTCGAGCGGGAACGTGAATACGCCGGGACGCAGGGCAGTGCTGCGGTTGCCCGCCATGCTGGCCAGGCTCATCTCCTTGAGGCCGTCGTGCAGTTCATCGAAATGCTGGTCGAAGAACGCCAGCACGTCCTGCGGCGTGCTGCGCCGGTTGTAGCGCAGGGTCGCGCCCCAGACGCGTTCGCGTTCCGTCCGTTCGCAGTCCTGGAAAAAATCGGCGAAGCCGGCGATCAGGTCGGCCTTCGTGAACATCACGTACACGGGCGCGTGGACGCCCAGCCGTTCGGTCAGCTCCTGTACCCGCGTGCGCAGGCTCTTGGCCAGCTCGATCGAGGCCTCGGGACTACCGCCGGCCAGCTCGGCGACGCTGACCGCGACCAGGATCCCGTTGATCGGGGCGCGGGAGCGGTGCTTGCGCAGCAGGTCGAGGAAGCTGAACCATTCGGCACGGTCCGCTTCGAATACGGAATAGCGCCCCGCCGTGTCGAGCAGGATGCCGTCCGTCGTGAAGAACCAGTCGCAGGTGCGCGTGCCCCCGACGCCCTGCACGGCCTTGCTGCCGGGGATCGGGAACGTCAGCCCGGAATGCTTGATCGCGCTGCTCTTCCCGGCCGCCGGGTTCCCGATGATCATGTACCACGGCAGCTCGTACAACGCCGCCGCGCCGCGCGTCAGGCCCAGCTTGGAGGTCTTGATCGTATTGATCGCCTCCAGCATGCCCTTGCGCAGCACGGCCGCGTCGTTGCGCGCCGCCTGGGCCTTGCCGTCGGTCTCCGCGCCGGTCAGCATCGCTCCGGCCAGCCGGCTGGCCGCGCGCTTGCGCAGCCAGGCACGGACAAACCAGGCGATGCCCCCCGCGCACATGAGGAGCAGGCACAGCAGCGCGGCCCAGATGAGTGCAGCATCGGGGGATTCCGCGCCCAGCAGCACGAGTGCCGCAAGCACGCCGATGCCGATCACGGCCAAAACACGTCTGTCGGTGAGGAACTGCCAGAGTCGGGCCATCATGTTCGTTCGGAAGGTTGGTGAATACCACCGGCAATACTGGCACTATTTCCTTCTTGAAAACTTGAGGTGAGACAACGCTCCGGGAACGGTCCCGCCTCAACGCCGCATCACCCCGCGCATGCGCAACTCCGTATGACCGAAGTCCATCATCGTCCAGCGTCCGCCCCAGGTCAGGCCCAGCGATTCGGCAACCTCGCCGTACAGCTGGTAGCCACGCATGGCCCAAGGGTCTTTTTCCGAGATCACGAGCTTGCCGTCGCGCCAGAACGCGCAGTCGGCCGCCAACCCATACTGGTGCCAGCTCTGGAATGCGCGGGCGTTGGTCACCTGCGAGCCCATGCCGGCCAGCATGTCCTGGCGGGCCGGGCTGCGGTAGCCTTCCAGCAGGGCCATCTCGTAACCGTATTTCTCCTTCATGATCTTGAACACCAACAGCAGGCGCTGGCTGAACTCCGGCCGCAACAGTCCCCAGTTGCGGCTCGCGTCCACCAGCATCGGACGTACCAGTTCCACTTCGCGCGTGCCGAACGCGAGCGGCGGCAACGCGGCCGGCGGCACCAGCTGCTCGCCCTTGAGCAGCACGGCCACCTGGGCGTCGACGACCGTGTCGGCGGGCTCGTAGTCGGGCAGCATGTCCGGCCGGCGCATCAGCAACGCGAGCAGCGTCGGGACCAGCACGAGCGGCACCCCGACGGCAAACCAGGCCCAGTGCCGGCGCAGCAGCCGGCGGCTGTCGTACAACACGCCGCGCGCGCCCGACCACGATGCCTGCAGCGTCGCATTCCCGCTGCGCTGCCAACCGCCGACGCGCCATTGCAGGCGGCGTTGCAGCATGCCGAGCATCTGCAGCACCATCGCCCGCCCGCCGGGGAACAGGGCGAGCCAGATGACGCTGCAGGCCAGACAAAAGTACAAGAATGCGAGGAAGATCAGCATCGACTTCTCCGGTTTGTTTCTAATTGGAATTAGTTTTCCAATCTTAGGAGTAACGCGGTGCGCCCTACAGATGAAAATCAACCCGGCTCCAGACGTCCCAACCTGATGTCGTCGTCGCGCCGGACCACCGGCGAGATCAATATCCTTGCCGTGCTCGACGGCCAGGCGCCCGGGCGGCGGCTCCGCACCCTGCCCGCCGTCGTCTGGTATGGCGCCGCCGGCGTGCTGGCGTGCTCCCTGCTCGTCGCTCTCGCCTGGCTCGTCCGCGGCACGGCGCCGGCGCGCAGCACGGATACGGCCGGCACGGCGCAGGCGTCCGCGCCGACTTTGCAGTCGACACAGCCCTCCCAATCCTCGCGGCCGGCGCCGGACATGGTCGCATCCCCTGACGCCGCCGGTCCGGCGCGCGGCGCGGTCATCATCGATCTGCCGCAACCCGCCCCGGCGACGGCATCCGCCATGCCTGTGCGCGCCCCGGCCGGCACGGAGACGAATCGGGCCACGCCGCGCCATACGGCCACGCACCCCGCCACGCCGTCGATTCCATCCACGCGGCCGCAACCGGCGCTGCGGACGAATTCGGTCCAGGCGCTCGCTCATACGGACCCGGCACCGCCGCGCCAGAAGCGGAGCGCCGGCCCCTCGAGGACCACGTCATCGGCCGCCACGGTCGATACGGACGTCGCCCTCATCTCGGCCATCCTCCAGCACACCGGCCCCCGTAACGAGGCGGCCGATGGCGCGGGCACGGCGGCGTGCAGCGACAAACCGTGCGGTCCGCGCATTCCACCCCGACAATAGGGCGGCAATCCCGGAAAACCACGCCGCAGGCCATCACGACACCGAAACTGCTGGGCCATCGTCGCCGGCACCGTTATACTGTACAAAAGTACAGTTGGTGCGGTATGACGATGATCAGAGTCCTGGAAAACGAGTTTTATTATCTGGATAACTTCCAGCGCGTGCTGGACTGGATCGCCGAGCGCTACGCCGACCTGCTCATCGACGAGGAACATGCGTTCATCGCCGCCTTCCCGCAATTGCCGCAACCGGCCCGCGCCCTGTTCGTGCGGATGGTCATGCGCAAGGGCACCCTGTTCCGCGCCAGCAAGCTCAACTACGCAGAGATCGGCTGCCCGCGCGCAGCGACAGAGGCGCTGCTGCCCAGCGGCTGGATCGAGTCCGATCCCGTCCTGACGCTCGACGAGTTGTTCGACCTGCTGTCGAAGCCGGAACTGGCCGAGGCGTTCGGCCTGACGGGCGCGCAGAAGAGCGCGCGCAAGGCCGACCAGCTCGAAGCGCTGCGCGCGGATCCTGCGCACGAAGCTCAGCGTCCGTTCTCGCATTGGCACGGCAACTGCGACGACCTCGCATTGCGCCTGCTCGTACAACCGCTGTGCGACCGCCTGCGCCTCATCTTCTTCGGCAACCTCTCGCAGGACTGGACCGAGTTCGTCCTGTCCGACCTGGGCCTGTTCCGCTACGAGCGCGTCGAATTCTCGCCGGCGTCGCGCGGCTTCCGGGCCCGCCAGGACATCGACCACTATCTCGACCTTCACGCGTGCAAGGAGCGCTATTACGCGGGCGAGGCGGCACTGGACGTGCTGGCCGACCTGCCCCGCCATGCGTTCGGCAACGACTGGCTCGACAGCCGGCGCGAACGCCTCCTGTTCCAGCTTGGCCAACTGCTCGAAAAAGAGCGGGACTGGGACAATGCGTATGCCGTGTATGTGGATTGCCGCTATCCGGGCGCGCGCGGACGGGCGATCCGCGTACTGGAAAAGC includes:
- a CDS encoding M15 family metallopeptidase, with protein sequence MLIFLAFLYFCLACSVIWLALFPGGRAMVLQMLGMLQRRLQWRVGGWQRSGNATLQASWSGARGVLYDSRRLLRRHWAWFAVGVPLVLVPTLLALLMRRPDMLPDYEPADTVVDAQVAVLLKGEQLVPPAALPPLAFGTREVELVRPMLVDASRNWGLLRPEFSQRLLLVFKIMKEKYGYEMALLEGYRSPARQDMLAGMGSQVTNARAFQSWHQYGLAADCAFWRDGKLVISEKDPWAMRGYQLYGEVAESLGLTWGGRWTMMDFGHTELRMRGVMRR
- a CDS encoding VRR-NUC domain-containing protein; amino-acid sequence: MIRVLENEFYYLDNFQRVLDWIAERYADLLIDEEHAFIAAFPQLPQPARALFVRMVMRKGTLFRASKLNYAEIGCPRAATEALLPSGWIESDPVLTLDELFDLLSKPELAEAFGLTGAQKSARKADQLEALRADPAHEAQRPFSHWHGNCDDLALRLLVQPLCDRLRLIFFGNLSQDWTEFVLSDLGLFRYERVEFSPASRGFRARQDIDHYLDLHACKERYYAGEAALDVLADLPRHAFGNDWLDSRRERLLFQLGQLLEKERDWDNAYAVYVDCRYPGARGRAIRVLEKHEKFDAAYALFETAQQAPESEAERQHLLRLGPRLARKLGHPKGPPRRATPVARLDLNLPLPGGEWRVEGVVLAHLARDDAPVFYVENTLANTLFGLLCWRAIFAAIPGAFFHPFHRGPADLFAADFYRRRKDDFNACLALLDDGRHRAAMLATYEEKAGLQSPFVAWDWLDRDIIELALDCIPAAHLKLWFRRILQDVKENRTGFPDLIQFWPGEQRYNMIEVKGPGDRLQDNQLRWIDYCAEHGMPITVCYLQWEQAAA
- the tssM gene encoding type VI secretion system membrane subunit TssM, with protein sequence MARLWQFLTDRRVLAVIGIGVLAALVLLGAESPDAALIWAALLCLLLMCAGGIAWFVRAWLRKRAASRLAGAMLTGAETDGKAQAARNDAAVLRKGMLEAINTIKTSKLGLTRGAAALYELPWYMIIGNPAAGKSSAIKHSGLTFPIPGSKAVQGVGGTRTCDWFFTTDGILLDTAGRYSVFEADRAEWFSFLDLLRKHRSRAPINGILVAVSVAELAGGSPEASIELAKSLRTRVQELTERLGVHAPVYVMFTKADLIAGFADFFQDCERTERERVWGATLRYNRRSTPQDVLAFFDQHFDELHDGLKEMSLASMAGNRSTALRPGVFTFPLEFAALKPQLRAFLATLFEENTWQFKPVFRGFYFTSALQEGSVENQSARRVAGRFDLQLRPFGEKAGEDAAPGTEQSGFFLLQLFRKVIFADRDLVKRYTSPAATRMKIGAFFAATLLLGCALGGWSWSYMGNRQLVANVKADLDKVMKLQAGRTDLQARLEGLDILQDRIEQLDKYRQDRPWALAFGLYQGEALERKLRDEYFAGVREVMVQPVAGALENLLTEMNANASQLDPNVRATPAAKPGQPYQDVSATNVGDAYNALKTYLMLADRSHAEPGHLNDQLTRFWRGWLEANRGAMPREQMIRSAERQLTFVLAHIDDQAWPQITPKLSLLDTARENLRRVVRGTPARERVYADIRTRASTRYAGVTVARIVGEQDQALVVGSYAVSGAYTRDAWEKFVQGAIREASTRELQSSDWVLKSVAKDDLTLEGSPEQIQKALIEMYKADYAREWSKFVQGVTIADLNGFDASVQAMNRLGDPLTSPLAKVLKTVHEQTAWDDPTQARVDTVKLKRGLAGWFREVVLRQAPSEARQVADAMGPLPVGGVQAAGPVGREFAGVARLVGVKEKDASLMTGYLDALSKLRSRLNQLKNQGDPGPGARQLMQQTLEGSGSELADALKYVDEQMLTGMTDTQKQMLRPLLVRPLVQTFAMIVLPSESEINRTWQAQVVEPFQKTLAAKYPFAPSAQIQATPAEIGQVFGPDGVVAKFVGTTMGPLVVRRGDVLSSRTWADIGITLAPQVVSGFPGWVAPLSANGVAAGGGPQTVFQLLPLTAPGVTEYTIEIDGQQLRYRNTPPAWVNMVHPGPQGSSGAKISAVTFDGRTVELFNEPGEFGLQKMIEAATKKRLDAGTHELRWNAGNVSVAVNLKRVSSTDTSGGNAQASQGFRGLRLPDAVVGRAGAVGTSGAGPALAGAAQ